The sequence below is a genomic window from Theropithecus gelada isolate Dixy unplaced genomic scaffold, Tgel_1.0 HiC_scaffold_3357, whole genome shotgun sequence.
TCAGTGGACAGAGGCGGTGTTCCTAGATCTGAGGCCATCACTGTGATATTGTAGATAGAGACATTTTCTCGGTCCAAATATTTCCTTGTCACTAATCTATAATAATTATCTATTGACTCTTCtaatttaaaaggtaaattatCACGTGTGTAACAGACAACTTGACCATTCTTTCCAGAGTCTTGGTCATGCACACTCAAGAACGCAATTACTGTCCCGGGAAGAGAATTTTCTAACACTGGGCTAAACAAAGACGTAATGATCACTTCTGGTCTATTGTCATTTACATCTTCCACCGAAATGAACAATTTGGTCCTCCCCAGAAGTGCCCCCACATCTTCGGCTTGTATTTCCATTTCATAAAACGAACATTCTTCATAATCTAGACTTTTTGCTATTGATATTTCCCCAGTATTTTCATTAAGCTGGAATAACGgagtttgtttttcattaattttccgGAATTTGTATGCCACTTTTCCGTTGATTCCCTCATCCGGGTCGCTGGCTGTTACAGTAAGCAGCCGCGTGCCTGGGGGCACGTTCTCAAGGACTTTCACTCTGTAAATCGGTTGAGCAAAAACCGGGGCGTTGTCATTTGTATCCAACACTGTCACATGAATGCGCACTGTGCTGGAGCGACGCGGCTCGCCGCCATCTGAGGCCGTGAGGACCAGGTGGTGAgcagcctcttcctccctgtCCAGGGCGCGCTGCAGCACCAGCTCTGGGTTTATGGCTCCATTGTCTCCAGTCTGCACGTCCAGGGAGAAGTGGTGATTGGGGTTGAGCTGGTAGCTCTGGAGGGAGTTCACGCCCACATCCGGGTCAACAGCTTCTGGGAGTGGATAACGTGCTCCAGGAACCGCGATTTCGTTAATTTTTACTTCTAGATCTTCGACCTGGAATTTCGGGTTATTATCGTTAATatcaattatttctatttctatcccAAAGAGTTTTCCTTTATCCTCAACCAGGATGTTAATATTTATCAGACACCGCGGGCTCTGAGCGCAGAGCTCCTCCCGGTCTATCCTGCCCGCGGTGACCAAGCTGCCGCTGCGCGGGTTCAGAGCAAAGAGCTGCGTCCTACCTCTGGAGACGATACGGACTCCGTGCTTCGCCAGCTGCCGGGGGTCCAGCCCCAGGTCCTTGGAGACATTACCCACGAAGGAGCCTTTGTCCGTCTCTTCTGGCACCGAGTAGCGAATCTGTCCCCTCCCGGTTTCCCACAGCGTCCCCAGCAGCGCGCACAGCAGGATCAGCTCGCCGCGTCTGGGGCGACTCTGTGGAGCGGCCATTGTTATTTTGCTGCAGAATCCCCTCAGAATCTTCACTGTGCATAAGTGGGTATTTAGTTTCTTGCCGCAGCTATGGAGATGATAATCCTCCGGAAACCTACAGTGCCTCCAAACAGGGGTGGGGTTTCGCTACAGTCCCGCAGTTAGTTTGTGGCATCTGCGGGTCTTTGCGAGGTGTGAGATCTGAGTGTTTTCGGTCGCATTTCTCTCCCAGTAGGTGAACAGCGGCGCTTAGAGTCCTAAATAGTTACTGCACTGAGATACAGATGACTTCTAAATGTAATACTCTACTAgattactgagaaaaaaataccatctgcttattactttgttttgaatttatttgattTATCCCTAaacccatattttaaaagaaacagccAAAGAATGTGAGATGAAGGTTTTATTTAGTGTTATTAA
It includes:
- the LOC112617692 gene encoding protocadherin gamma-A8: MAAPQSRPRRGELILLCALLGTLWETGRGQIRYSVPEETDKGSFVGNVSKDLGLDPRQLAKHGVRIVSRGRTQLFALNPRSGSLVTAGRIDREELCAQSPRCLININILVEDKGKLFGIEIEIIDINDNNPKFQVEDLEVKINEIAVPGARYPLPEAVDPDVGVNSLQSYQLNPNHHFSLDVQTGDNGAINPELVLQRALDREEEAAHHLVLTASDGGEPRRSSTVRIHVTVLDTNDNAPVFAQPIYRVKVLENVPPGTRLLTVTASDPDEGINGKVAYKFRKINEKQTPLFQLNENTGEISIAKSLDYEECSFYEMEIQAEDVGALLGRTKLFISVEDVNDNRPEVIITSLFSPVLENSLPGTVIAFLSVHDQDSGKNGQVVCYTRDNLPFKLEESIDNYYRLVTRKYLDRENVSIYNITVMASDLGTPPLSTETHIALHVADINDNPPTFPRASYSAYILENNLRGASIFSLTAHDPDSQENAQVTYSVTEDTLQGAPLSSYISINSDTGVLYALQSFDYEQIRDLQLLVTASDSGDPPLSSNVSLNLFVLDQNDNAPEILYPALPTDGSTGVELAPRSA